GAATTTTCAGATGGTGAGATTCAAGTTAATATTGAAGAATCTATCCGTGGTCATCACGTTTTTATTCTTCAATCTACAAGCTCTCCTGTAAATGATAACTTGATGGAAATCTTGATTATGGTTGATGCGCTAAAACGTGCAAGTGCAGAAACGATCAGTGTTGTTATGCCTTATTATGGTTATGCACGTCAAGACCGTAAGGCACGTTCACGTGAGCCAATCACATCTAAATTGGTTGCTAATATGCTTGAGGTTGCAGGTGTTGATCGACTTTTGACAGTTGACCTCCATGCTTCTCAAATTCAAGGATTCTTTGATATTCCTGTAGACCATTTGATGGGGGCACCACTTATCGCAGATTACTTTGATCGTGCTGGTCTTACTGGTGATGATGTTGTTGTTGTTTCTCCAGACCATGGTGGTGTGACTCGTGCACGAAAACTTGCTCAATGTTTGAAAACACCAATCGCAATCATTGATAAACGACGTAGTGTTGATAAAATGAACACTTCTGAGGTTATGAATATCATTGGTAACGTTGAAGGTAAAACATGTATTTTGATTGATGATATGATTGATACTGCGGGTACCATCTGTCATGCGGCGGATGCGCTTGCTGAAGCTGGTGCGACTCATGTCTATGCCTCATGTACTCACCCTGTATTGTCAGGTCCAGCACTTGATAATATTCAAAAATCTGCTATTGAGAAGCTTGTCGTATTGGACACGATTTATCTTCCAGAAGAACGTTTGATTGATAAGATTGAACAAATTTCAATTGCTGATTTGATTTCAGAGGCAATTATTCGTATTCATGAAAAACGTCCATTGTCACCTTTGTTTGAAATGGGCCATAAATAGACTAAAGCTAGCCTAGGCTAGCTTTTTTTGGTGTTTAAATGCGTTTGAGTTTTTGATATAATGTAAGGCATAATTGCAAAGAGGTGACAGTGATGGATTTAACACAACGTTTTAATAAAAATTTAGATAAGATTGAAGTTTCGATGATTCGTCAGTTTGACCAATCAATTTCAGATGTACCAGGTATCAAAAAGTTGACACTTGGTGAACCTGATTTTACGACTCCAGATCATGTGAAAGAAGCAGCTAAAGCTGCTATCGATGCTAACCAGTCTCACTATACAGGTATGGCAGGACTTCCTGCTTTGCGTCAAGCTGCGGCAGATTTTGTTAAGGAAAAATATAATCTTACTTATAACCCAGATAATGAAATCTTGGTGACTATTGGAGCTACAGAAGCCCTTTCTGCAACTTTGACTGCTATTTTGGAGCCAGGAGATACGATTCTTTTACCTGCACCAGCCTATCCTGGATATGAGCCGATTGCAAATCTAGTTGGTGCTGAAATTGTTGAAATTGATACAACAGCTAATGATTTTGTTTTGACTCCGGAGATGTTAGAAAAGGCAATTTTGGAGCAGGGGGATAAGCTTAAAGCTGTTTTACTTAACTACCCAACTAACCCAACAGGTGTGACTTACTCACGTCAACAGATTAAAGATTTGGCTGAAGTTCTGAAAAAATACGATATTTTTGTTGTTAGCGATGAAGTTTACTCTGAGCTAACTTATGTGGACCAACATGTATCTATTGCTGAGTATTTGCCAGAACAAACGATTTTGATTAATGGTTTGTCTAAATCTCATGCGATGACAGGCTGGCGTATTGGTTTGATTTTTGCACCTGCAGTCTTGACGGCTCAGTTGATTAAGAGTCACCAGTATTTGGTAACAGCTGCAGCTACTATGGCACAATTTGCAGCTATTGAAGCCTTATCTGCTGGTAAAGATGATGCCCAACCAATGAAAGTTGAGTATTTGAAGCGTCGTGATTATATTCTTGAAAAAATGACTGATCTTGGTTTCAAAATTATTAAACCTGATGGTGCTTTCTACATCTTTGCTAAGATTCCAGAAGGCTATACTCAAGATTCCTTTAAGTTCTGTCAAGACTTTGCTCGTGAAAAAGCTATTGCGATTATCCCAGGGGTTGCTTTTGGGAAGTATGGCGAAGGCTATGTTCGTTTGTCGTATGCAGCTAGCATGGATACTATTGAAACAGCTATGGCTCGTTTGAAAGAGTTTATGGAAGAACATGCAGAAGCTTGAGAGTAGAGGGCTTGTCCTCTTCAATCGTAATTATCGTGAGAACGATAAGCTAGTTAAGATTTTTACCGAGCAAGCTGGTAAACGGATGTTTTTTGTTAGAGGTGGTGGGTCAGGTAAATTAAGTGCTGTGATTCAACCTTTAACCATCGCTGAATTCATGATGACTGTAAATGATGAGGGCTTATCTTTCATAGAGGATTATAGCCAAGCAGAATCCTTTAAGGAAATTACAAGCGATATTTTCAAGCTGTCTTATGCGACTTATTTAGCTTCTCTGACGGATGCTGCTATTGCTGACGGTGTGGCAGATGCACAATTATTTGCATTCTTGGAGAAGACGCTTGAATTAATGGAAGAAGGCTTGGATTATGAAATCTTGACTAATATCTTTGAGATTCAGGTTTTAGACCGTTTCGGTGTACGATTGAATTTTCACGAGTGTGTCTTTTGCCATCGTGTGGGGCTTCCTTTTGATTTTTCGTATAAGTTCTCGGGGCTACTTTGTCCAAATCACTATGCAGAGGATGAAAGGCGTAGTCACTTGGATCCTAATGTACCTTATCTTTTAGATCGTTTTCAGGGGCTTTCTTTTGAGGAATTGAGAAGCATATCTGTTAAGGATGACATGAAACGAAAGCTACGACATTTTATTGATGACCTCTATGATAATTATGTTGGAATACATCTTAAAAGTAAGAAGTTTATTGATAATCTAAATTCTTGGGGTCATATTATAAATAAAGAAGATAGTGCTGACTAGACATTATCTTCTTTTTGTTTCACGTGAAACAGGAAAGTAATGGTTTTCAGTCTCAGGGGTTAAAATGCAAGTCAGTTCGTGCTATAATAAGAAGATAATAAGCTGAAAGACTCTGCTAGAAACAGTGAACTAGTCTATTTTAGTTACATAATATTTTATTGATAGAAATCTGAGTTTATGTTTTATGGCAGAGGACAAGAGGGAGAATGCTATGCATGTAATTGCAGTAGATGCTATGGGTGGCGATAATGCGCCACACGCAATTGTAGAGGGTGTCAACCAAGCTATAGCAGATTTCAAAGATATTGAAATCCAGCTTTATGGTGATGAAGCTAAAATTAAGACCTATTTGACAGCGAATGAACGTGTGAGCATTGTGCATACTGATGAAA
Above is a window of Streptococcus salivarius DNA encoding:
- a CDS encoding ribose-phosphate diphosphokinase, which produces MSYTNLKLFALSSNQELAAKVADKMGIELGKSSVREFSDGEIQVNIEESIRGHHVFILQSTSSPVNDNLMEILIMVDALKRASAETISVVMPYYGYARQDRKARSREPITSKLVANMLEVAGVDRLLTVDLHASQIQGFFDIPVDHLMGAPLIADYFDRAGLTGDDVVVVSPDHGGVTRARKLAQCLKTPIAIIDKRRSVDKMNTSEVMNIIGNVEGKTCILIDDMIDTAGTICHAADALAEAGATHVYASCTHPVLSGPALDNIQKSAIEKLVVLDTIYLPEERLIDKIEQISIADLISEAIIRIHEKRPLSPLFEMGHK
- a CDS encoding pyridoxal phosphate-dependent aminotransferase is translated as MDLTQRFNKNLDKIEVSMIRQFDQSISDVPGIKKLTLGEPDFTTPDHVKEAAKAAIDANQSHYTGMAGLPALRQAAADFVKEKYNLTYNPDNEILVTIGATEALSATLTAILEPGDTILLPAPAYPGYEPIANLVGAEIVEIDTTANDFVLTPEMLEKAILEQGDKLKAVLLNYPTNPTGVTYSRQQIKDLAEVLKKYDIFVVSDEVYSELTYVDQHVSIAEYLPEQTILINGLSKSHAMTGWRIGLIFAPAVLTAQLIKSHQYLVTAAATMAQFAAIEALSAGKDDAQPMKVEYLKRRDYILEKMTDLGFKIIKPDGAFYIFAKIPEGYTQDSFKFCQDFAREKAIAIIPGVAFGKYGEGYVRLSYAASMDTIETAMARLKEFMEEHAEA
- the recO gene encoding DNA repair protein RecO, whose amino-acid sequence is MQKLESRGLVLFNRNYRENDKLVKIFTEQAGKRMFFVRGGGSGKLSAVIQPLTIAEFMMTVNDEGLSFIEDYSQAESFKEITSDIFKLSYATYLASLTDAAIADGVADAQLFAFLEKTLELMEEGLDYEILTNIFEIQVLDRFGVRLNFHECVFCHRVGLPFDFSYKFSGLLCPNHYAEDERRSHLDPNVPYLLDRFQGLSFEELRSISVKDDMKRKLRHFIDDLYDNYVGIHLKSKKFIDNLNSWGHIINKEDSAD